A genomic window from Megalobrama amblycephala isolate DHTTF-2021 linkage group LG2, ASM1881202v1, whole genome shotgun sequence includes:
- the dnase1l4.1 gene encoding deoxyribonuclease 1 like 4, tandem duplicate 1 isoform X2 yields the protein MKVASFNVQRFGKSKLSDPFVLKTLIKIVSRYDIIVILEVVDSSGDAVDNFLKELNKFNKTHHYTMEISTRLGRGNYKEQFMFLYRDDLVDLIGSYQYKDDQPGDEDAFAREPYVLRFKCHKTVLEDLVLMPVHTKPEDSVKELDELYDVFQDVKEKWKTDNVMILGDFNADGSYVSDKNMKKIRIRSDKNFHWLITDDEDTTASTNNDNTYDRIVVYGDDMLNAVVPNSANPFNFQKAYKLKDEDALKVSDHYPVEVELKSKRKQLKRKR from the exons ATGAAGGTCGCTTCTTTCAACGTCCAGAGATTTGGGAAATCAAAACTCTCGGATCCGTTCGTGCTGAAAACCCTGATCAAg ATAGTGTCACGCTATGACATCATTGTCATTCTAGAGGTGGTGGATTCTAGCGGAGATGCTGTGGATAATTTTCTCAAAGAGCTGAATAA GTTCAACAAGACTCATCATTACACCATGGAGATCAGCACACGCCTGGGAAGAGGAAATTACAAAGAACAGTTCATGTTCCTTTACAG GGACGACCTGGTGGATTTGATTGGGTCTTACCAATACAAAGACGATCAGCCTGGAGATGAAGATGCTTTCGCCAGAGAACCTTATGTTCTGCGATTCAAATGTCATAAAACAG TATTGGAAGATTTGGTGCTGATGCCCGTCCACACGAAGCCTGAGGATTCAGTGAAGGAACTTGATGAACTGTACGACGTGTTTCAGGATGTCAAGGAGAAATGGAAGACTGAT AACGTCATGATTTTGGGGGACTTCAATGCAGATGGTAGTTATGTGTCtgataaaaacatgaaaaaaatccgCATCCGCAGTGACAAAAACTTCCATTGGCTGATCACGGATGACGAGGACACCACAGCCAGCACAAACAACGACAACACTTATGACCG GATTGTGGTATATGGAGACGATATGCTGAACGCTGTTGTGCCAAATTCTGCAAATCCATTCAACTTCCAGAAGGCCTACAAGCTGAAAGATGAGGat GCCCTGAAAGTGAGTGACCACTATCCAGTAGAGGTGGAACTGAAGAGTAAACGTAAGCAGCTTAAACGTAAAC gtTAA
- the ccdc51 gene encoding mitochondrial potassium channel, with protein sequence MRFRGKTVFSSSYVSTCFYRHQLSVPVQWNLHRTYCTQQQSPKDEPNKITSVKDRTASALTYAGELGKQWGRNLVKTTTVTVNYWWERYEEFVGLNEVRDAQSKVTEAEKAFMIARGIVREAHTSLEALQVRLKEVRDRLDRVSREEAHYLELATLEHKLLQEERRFRTAYENAEEGEREKFALFSAAVRASHEKERTRAERTKNWSVIGSVLGALIGVMGSTYINRVRLQELKNLLLEAQKGPVSLQEAIKVQASMHKTQQDELSNLINSLRATVKGGVEDVKTVKPVFVPPAAAVVPTSASNVSEEAIREILQHSQRAQGLIESLKPQLEQLEENVGKVGTELHAVKKTLQSRPLEKPVIQTRDTQLFVCDTEVVVQGIGQTEKRLEAHINKTSLYNTVLTCAAFAVTVPVLYIMLRGT encoded by the exons ATGAGGTTTAGAGGGAAAACTGTATTTTCGAGCAGCTATGTCTCCACATGTTTCTACCGACACCAGCTGTCTGTCCCGGTCCAGTGGAACCTCCACAGAACTTATTGCACCCAGCAACAAAGCCCGAAAGATGAGCCGAATAAAATTACGTCCGTTAAAGACCGCACAGCATCTGCATTAACGTATGCTGGAGAGCTGGGGAAACAGTGGGGCCGAAATTTGGTGAAAACCACAACAGTGACCGTCAACTACTGGTGGGAGCGCTATGAAGAGTTTGTCGGGCTTAATGAAGTCCGAGATGCTCAGTCCAAGGTCACAGAG GCTGAAAAGGCCTTCATGATCGCCAGGGGAATTGTCAGAGAAGCTCACACCAGCCTGGAGGCTCTACAAGTTCGGCTGAAGGAAGTGAGGGACCGTTTGGACCGTGTGTCGCGTGAAGAGGCACATTATTTAGAGTTAGCCACACTGGAACACAAGCTACTGCAG GAAGAACGGCGCTTCAGAACGGCCTATGAGAACGCAGAAGAAGGCGAGCGAGAGAAGTTTGCGCTCTTCTCGGCTGCAGTGCGAGCAAGCCACGAGAAAGAAAGGACCAGGGCCGAACGTACCAAAAACTGGTCCGTCATTGGTTCGGTGTTGGGCGCCCTCATAGGGGTGATGGGCTCCACTTACATAAACCGGGTACGTTTGCAAGAACTCAAGAACTTGTTGCTGGAGGCCCAGAAGGGTCCGGTGAGTCTTCAGGAAGCGATTAAGGTCCAGGCCAGCATGCACAAAACGCAACAAGACGAACTCAGCAACCTCATCAACTCACTCAGGGCTACTGTGAAAGGCGGCGTAGAAGATGTGAAAACAGTAAAACCAGTGTTTGTCCCACCAGCGGCTGCCGTTGTCCCAACGTCCGCATCTAATGTCTCAGAAGAAGCGATTCGAGAGATTCTCCAACACAGCCAAAGAGCCCAAGGGCTCATTGAAAGCCTCAAACCACAGCTGGAGCAGCTGGAGGAGAACGTCGGGAAGGTCGGGACGGAGCTACATGCGGTGAAAAAGACCCTGCAGTCTCGTCCCTTGGAGAAGCCAGTCATCCAAACCCGAGACACTCAGCTCTTTGTTTGTGATACAGAGGTAGTCGTTCAAGGCATTGGTCAAACAGAGAAAAGACTGGAGGCGCACATCAACAAAACAAGTCTATACAATACAGTCCTGACATGTGCTGCGTTTGCTGTGACTGTGCCAGTTCTGTACATAATGTTGAGAGGTACTTGA
- the tma7 gene encoding translation machinery-associated protein 7, translating to MSGREGGKKKPLKAPKKQSKEVDDEDLAFKQKQKEEQKALEQLKAKAAGKGPLTGGGIKKSGKK from the exons ATGTCTGGAAGAGaag GAGGCAAAAAGAAACCCCTTAAGGCTCCCAAGAAGCAGTCAAAGGAGGTGGATGAT GAGGACTTGGCtttcaaacagaaacagaaagagGAGCAGAAAGCATTGGAACAATTGAAAGCCAAGGCTGCTGGGAAAGGACCTTTAA CTGGAGGTGGAATCAAGAAGTCCGGGAAGAAATGA
- the dnase1l4.1 gene encoding deoxyribonuclease 1 like 4, tandem duplicate 1 isoform X1 → MKVASFNVQRFGKSKLSDPFVLKTLIKIVSRYDIIVILEVVDSSGDAVDNFLKELNKFNKTHHYTMEISTRLGRGNYKEQFMFLYRDDLVDLIGSYQYKDDQPGDEDAFAREPYVLRFKCHKTVLEDLVLMPVHTKPEDSVKELDELYDVFQDVKEKWKTDNVMILGDFNADGSYVSDKNMKKIRIRSDKNFHWLITDDEDTTASTNNDNTYDRIVVYGDDMLNAVVPNSANPFNFQKAYKLKDEDALKVSDHYPVEVELKSKRKQLKRKRKTHKQQQNDQNYMNKRNNNTRHFFCLG, encoded by the exons ATGAAGGTCGCTTCTTTCAACGTCCAGAGATTTGGGAAATCAAAACTCTCGGATCCGTTCGTGCTGAAAACCCTGATCAAg ATAGTGTCACGCTATGACATCATTGTCATTCTAGAGGTGGTGGATTCTAGCGGAGATGCTGTGGATAATTTTCTCAAAGAGCTGAATAA GTTCAACAAGACTCATCATTACACCATGGAGATCAGCACACGCCTGGGAAGAGGAAATTACAAAGAACAGTTCATGTTCCTTTACAG GGACGACCTGGTGGATTTGATTGGGTCTTACCAATACAAAGACGATCAGCCTGGAGATGAAGATGCTTTCGCCAGAGAACCTTATGTTCTGCGATTCAAATGTCATAAAACAG TATTGGAAGATTTGGTGCTGATGCCCGTCCACACGAAGCCTGAGGATTCAGTGAAGGAACTTGATGAACTGTACGACGTGTTTCAGGATGTCAAGGAGAAATGGAAGACTGAT AACGTCATGATTTTGGGGGACTTCAATGCAGATGGTAGTTATGTGTCtgataaaaacatgaaaaaaatccgCATCCGCAGTGACAAAAACTTCCATTGGCTGATCACGGATGACGAGGACACCACAGCCAGCACAAACAACGACAACACTTATGACCG GATTGTGGTATATGGAGACGATATGCTGAACGCTGTTGTGCCAAATTCTGCAAATCCATTCAACTTCCAGAAGGCCTACAAGCTGAAAGATGAGGat GCCCTGAAAGTGAGTGACCACTATCCAGTAGAGGTGGAACTGAAGAGTAAACGTAAGCAGCTTAAACGTAAACGTAAGACACACAAACAGCAGCAAAATGACCAAAACTACATGAATAAAAGAAACAATAACacaagacattttttttgtttaggtTAA
- the mcm2 gene encoding DNA replication licensing factor MCM2 has protein sequence MADSSESFHMATSPSRGSRRGDLTSSPGRDLPPFEDESEGILGDNIPDEEDGDGEELIGDGMERDYRAIPELDRYEAEGLDEDEDLSELSPGARAEAEAAMRRRDREQDLGLGRIGRGLLYDSEDEDDKRPTKRQRTLAERAADGVAMEGEDEEMIESIENLEDMKGHTVREWVSMAAPRLEIYHRFKNFLRTHVDEHGHNVFKERISDMCKENKESLLVNYEELASREHVLAYFLPEAPAEMLKIFDEAAKEVVLAMYPKYDRIAHEIHVRIGNLPLVEELRSLRQLHLNQLIRTSGVVTSCTGVLPQLGMVKYNCNKCNFILGPFFQSQNQEVKPGSCPECQSLGPFEINMEQTVYQNYQRITIQESPGKVAAGRLPRSKDAILLADLVDTCKPGDEIELTGIYHNNYDGSLNMANGFPVFATVILANHIARKDEGVAVAELTDEDIKAIMALSKDERIGERIFASIGPSIYGHEDIKRGLALALFGGEAKNPGGKHKVRGDINVLLCGDPGTAKSQFLKYVEKVASRAVFTTGQGASAVGLTAYVQRHPVSREWTLEAGALVLADRGVCLIDEFDKMNDQDRTSIHEAMEQQSISISKAGIVTSLQARCTVIAAANPIGGRYDPSLTFSENVDLTEPIISRFDVLCVVRDTVDPVQDEMLARFVVGSHIKHHPSNKEGGVAGLEEVLLPNTSDAPPIPQELLRKYIMYAKERVRPKLNQMDQDKVARIYSDLRKESMATGSIPITVRHIESMIRMAEAHARMHLRDYVLEDDVNMAIRVMLESFIDTQKFSVMRSMRKTFARYLAFRRDNNELLLFILKQLISEQVAYQRNRYGAQQDNIEIPEKDLVDKARQINIHSLSAFYDSDLFRSNKFSHDAKKKLIVQQF, from the exons ATGGCG GATTCATCAGAGTCATTTCACATGGCCACCAGCCCCAGTCGTGGCTCTCGGCGGGGTGACCTGACCTCCAGCCCCGGCAGAGACCTGCCTCCATTTGAGGACGAGTCCGAGGGGATTCTGGGAGACAATATTCCTGATGAGGAGGACGGAGATGGAGAGGAGCTGATCGGAGATGGGATGGAGAG AGACTACCGCGCCATCCCAGAACTGGACCGTTATGAAGCGGAGGGTCTGGACGAGGATGAAGATCTCAGTGAACTCTCACCCGGCGCTCGGGCGGAAGCAGAAGCGGCCATGAGACGGCGGGACCGAGAACAGGACCTTGGCCTGGGCCGCATCGGACGCGGACTCCTCTACG ACAGTGAAGATGAGGATGACAAACGGCCCACGAAGAGGCAGCGGACTCTTGCAGAGAGGGCAGCCGATGGCGTGGCGATGGAGGGCGAGGATGAAGAGATGATCGAAAGCATTGAGAACCTGGAGGACATGAAGGGTCACACGGTCAGGGAGTGGGTCTCAATGGCTGCCCCGAGACTTGAGATCTACCACCGCTTCAAGAACTTCCTGCGCACACATGTGGATGAGCACGGACACAACGTCTTCAAAGAGCGCATCAGCGACATGTGCAAAG AAAATAAGGAGAGTTTGCTGGTGAACTATGAAGAGCTGGCATCTAGGGAGCATGTGCTGGCGTATTTTTTGCCAGAGGCTCCCGCTGAGATGCTGAAGATCTTCGACGAAGCTGCGAAAGAGGTGGTGCTGGCCATGTACCCCAAATACGACCGAATCGCACATGAAATCCACGTCCGCATCGGCAACCTGCCACTGGTGGAAGAACTTCGATCGCTCAG GCAGCTTCATCTGAACCAGTTGATCCGCACCAGCGGGGTCGTGACCAGCTGCACTGGAGTTCTGCCGCAGCTCGGTATGGTGAAATACAACTGTAATAAGTGTAACTTCATCTTGGGTCCGTTCTTCCAGTCCCAGAACCAGGAGGTGAAGCCGGGCTCCTGTCCGGAGTGTCAGTCGCTTGGTCCCTTCGAGATAAACATGGAGCAG ACCGTGTATCAGAACTACCAGCGAATCACCATTCAGGAGAGTCCTGGGAAAGTGGCGGCAGGCCGCCTGCCTCGCTCCAAAGACGCCATCCTGCTGGCTGACTTGGTGGACACCTGCAAACCTGGAGATGAGATT GAGCTCACAGGAATCTACCACAACAACTACGACGGCTCTCTGAACATGGCTAATGGCTTCCCCGTCTTTGCCACCGTAATCCTGGCCAATCACATTGCCCGTAAGGATGAGGGTGTGGCCGTGGCGGAACTCACCGATGAAGACATCAAAGCCATCATGGCTCTGTCCAAAGATGAGCGCATCGGAGAACGG ATTTTCGCAAGTATCGGTCCTTCTATCTATGGGCACGAGGACATTAAACGCGGTCTGGCGCTTGCTCTGTTTGGCGGTGAAGCCAAGAATCCAG GCGGGAAGCACAAGGTGCGTGGCGATATTAACGTTCTCCTGTGTGGAGATCCAGGCACAGCCAAGTCCCAGTTCCTAAAGTACGTAGAAAAGGTTGCGAGCCGGGCAGTTTTCACTACAGGGCAGGGCGCATCCGCCGTGGGTCTGACGGCTTACGTGCAACGCCATCCCGTGAGTCGAGAGTGGACGCTAGAGGCGGGAGCTCTGGTGTTGGCGGACCGAGGAGTCTGTCTCATTGACGAGTTCGATAAG ATGAATGATCAGGACAGGACCAGCATCCATGAGGCCATGGAGCAGCAGAGCATCTCCATTTCTAAAGCTGGGATCGTCACATCGCTGCAGGCTCGCTGCACTGTCATTGCTGCCGCCAATCCTATCG GTGGGCGCTACGACCCGTCTCTCACGTTCTCTGAAAACGTGGACCTGACGGAGCCCATCATTTCTCGATTTGACGTTTTGTGCGTCGTAAGAGACACCGTCGACCCTGTGCAG GATGAAATGCTGGCTCGCTTTGTGGTGGGTAGCCACATCAAACATCACCCAAGCAACAAAGAAGGGGGCGTGGCTGGTCTAGAGGAAGTGTTGCTGCCAAACACCTCCGATGCCCCGCCCATCCCTCAGGAGCTGCTCAGGAAGTACATAATGTACGCGAAAGAGCGAGTGCGACCGAAACTTAATCAGATGGACCAGGACAAGGTGGCCCGAATTTACAGCGACCTTCGAAAAGAGTCTATG GCTACGGGAAGTATCCCGATCACCGTGCGTCACATAGAGTCTATGATCCGCATGGCCGAGGCACACGCCCGCATGCACCTGCGGGACTACGTGCTGGAGGACGACGTGAACATGGCCATCCGTGTCATGCTGGAAAGCTTCATTGACACGCAGAAGTTCAGCGTGATGAGGAGCATGCGGAAG ACGTTCGCACGGTATCTGGCCTTCAGGCGAGACAACAACGAGCTGTTGCTCTTCATCTTGAAGCAGCTGATTTCTGAGCAAGTCGCATATCAGCGCAATCGTTACGGAGCCCAACAGGACAACATCGAGATTCCAGAGAAGGACCTGGTGGACAAG GCCCGACAGATTAACATCCACAGCCTGTCTGCATTTTACGACAGTGACCTGTTCCGCTCTAACAAATTCTCCCATGATGCCAAGAAAAAGCTCATCGTTCAGCAGTTCTAG
- the dnase1l4.1 gene encoding deoxyribonuclease 1 like 4, tandem duplicate 1 isoform X3, with protein MKVASFNVQRFGKSKLSDPFVLKTLIKIVSRYDIIVILEVVDSSGDAVDNFLKELNKFNKTHHYTMEISTRLGRGNYKEQFMFLYRDDLVDLIGSYQYKDDQPGDEDAFAREPYVLRFKCHKTVLEDLVLMPVHTKPEDSVKELDELYDVFQDVKEKWKTDNVMILGDFNADGSYVSDKNMKKIRIRSDKNFHWLITDDEDTTASTNNDNTYDRIVVYGDDMLNAVVPNSANPFNFQKAYKLKDEDALKVSDHYPVEVELKSKR; from the exons ATGAAGGTCGCTTCTTTCAACGTCCAGAGATTTGGGAAATCAAAACTCTCGGATCCGTTCGTGCTGAAAACCCTGATCAAg ATAGTGTCACGCTATGACATCATTGTCATTCTAGAGGTGGTGGATTCTAGCGGAGATGCTGTGGATAATTTTCTCAAAGAGCTGAATAA GTTCAACAAGACTCATCATTACACCATGGAGATCAGCACACGCCTGGGAAGAGGAAATTACAAAGAACAGTTCATGTTCCTTTACAG GGACGACCTGGTGGATTTGATTGGGTCTTACCAATACAAAGACGATCAGCCTGGAGATGAAGATGCTTTCGCCAGAGAACCTTATGTTCTGCGATTCAAATGTCATAAAACAG TATTGGAAGATTTGGTGCTGATGCCCGTCCACACGAAGCCTGAGGATTCAGTGAAGGAACTTGATGAACTGTACGACGTGTTTCAGGATGTCAAGGAGAAATGGAAGACTGAT AACGTCATGATTTTGGGGGACTTCAATGCAGATGGTAGTTATGTGTCtgataaaaacatgaaaaaaatccgCATCCGCAGTGACAAAAACTTCCATTGGCTGATCACGGATGACGAGGACACCACAGCCAGCACAAACAACGACAACACTTATGACCG GATTGTGGTATATGGAGACGATATGCTGAACGCTGTTGTGCCAAATTCTGCAAATCCATTCAACTTCCAGAAGGCCTACAAGCTGAAAGATGAGGat GCCCTGAAAGTGAGTGACCACTATCCAGTAGAGGTGGAACTGAAGAGTAAAC gtTAA